A window of Phragmites australis chromosome 15, lpPhrAust1.1, whole genome shotgun sequence genomic DNA:
TTTCCTAGCTTCTGTTAAAATTTCAGATAATATTTAATGAAACAATAATTTGCTGTAGCACATGGATCAAAGCCATCAAGTTTCCTGGCAACATTGTTTTCTTGCTGCAGGGAGGACGTCACTGTTCCTGAATGTAAGTTTTCTCTGAAACTATCTGTACAACTTTCGTTTTTCTTCAGTGCAGTCTTGTACTATTTCTGTGTTTACAAACATACAGCATACAGCAGCAAGGTTTTTTTTAGTGAGCATTTGTAATGTTATATTATGCTAAATTGTAAGTTATTGTCATACTATTTGTAATGTTATATTACTTCATTTTCATTATATTCGTAGAGAAGCGGTTGTTTTTCAGCTTTTTCTTTTGTACTGTACGATAGCAAACATGCCATTTCTACTGTACAAAGAATCAAATGCACCATGGTTTAATGCAGCTCCTTCTCAAGCTGAGATAAAGTACCTTACCTGGCATAGATCAGTGTCTTCACAATTGTCACCGTCCAGAAATCCTCTTGGAACTAGTTCTGGTGGCGATATCTCAACACTTGTTAGATTGTATGCATTGGAGAGCAAGCTTTATGATGAAGTTAAGGTAATAGCTCTTTTCTGGATGTTCTATCTGCAGAACTAATCTGTTTGATGTATGTTCCACAATCAGAAGACACCTGGATTCCTGGTACTAATCTGTCTGATTTTGCTTTCAGGCCAGCAGCACCATCTGCAGGAGGTACGATGAGAAATGTAAGAAACTGAGACACCAAGAATCAAGAGGGGAAAATCAAATTAATATCGATTTTACCCGTGCTACTGTAAAGGACTTGCATTCCAGAATTCTAGTGGCTGTTCAGAAAATAGACTTCATTTCTAAGAACATAGAAGATCTAAGGGATAAAGATCTTCAACCACAGCTGGATGAACTAATAGGAAGGTGTGTTTATCTGTTTGAGTTTCTATGGCAAAAGATGTTTTTTGCTATATGTGCATTATAACACAATaaatgtgagtttttttttgggAGGACAATAAATGTGAGTTAGTCAATGATGCAAGATATTGTCAGGTTGTTTTGACAGAATGCGCTCTACCACAATAGGCAGTTTGCATTTTATATGTTTATATACTGATTGCTATGTAAATCTGATACAGTATCTGTTTTCCCTGCAGTTTAAATAGGATGTGGGCAACAATGCTTGTGTGCCATCAGCACCAGTGCACGATAATTAAGTTAGTATGCAGAAGCTGCAATCTGAAAATATCACTTCAGTCAGAATCTCAATGCCAAGCTGCGCTTCTCCTCTCAGTTGAGCTGAGAAAATTATGTTCTAACTTCCAAAATTGGATGGCATCCCACAAGGCTTACCTCTGTAGCCTGAACTTATGGTTGCACAAGTGCATGAAACCATTGAAGAGGAGCAAGGGCTCCAGGAAGCAAAATGCTGTAAACGTTTCACTAACAGGGTGTGCTGTCGCACCAATTTTTACAACCTGTGAAATCTGGATAAAACTTTTGGATGATTTACCAACCAAGGGCTTGGAAGATGCCATTGAAGATCTCATTGCAGATATAAGCCACTCCATTCcccaccaagacaagataccaAATGATGGAACGGGGGGAGAAATCCCCGCTAGTTTTGCCCCTGCTGATCCACAACCGAGTCTGTTGAGATTTCTAGAGAAGCTTGAAGCCTTTTCAGAAATTTCACTGCAGAAGTACATTGATCTGCAGAAAAGCATCAGTGCAGCAAAGGAGATTTTTTGGAGAAAGGATTGAAGTAGCGATTGCAAATAGCTCATATTGGTGAACACTGGACTGTAGTCTAGTCCCTTTTGAGTTGGCTAAGTAAATGATCCTTGTGTAAATTTGAGGTCTGCTGGTGGTGGTGAAACTACGCAACTATTGTTTTATGTCAGTTGTAAAGTAATCTGGTGATGTAAGTATAGTGTTGTAATTACGCTGCAAGTGTGCTGATATGTATATGAAGTGTATTAATCAAATTCCAGAAGAACAATTCAGTGGGAATTATCGTGTCCACAGGAAAGCTGTGTCTGCAATGTTGTCCATTCTGACCTTTTCATCTGTGAAACAATGGTGCATCACTCTTGAGTCTTGACATTGACGAACAGTTGAGTGCCCCAGCCAGGCAAAGGATGCTTGCATGTTGAAACATTCAACTGGTTGACACTTGACAGCACAGGAATGCATTCGTGGCCAAACGACCAGCCTAGCATTCAAGCTCCGCCAGTACTTCGCGACGTAGTAGTTTAAGGGCATCTATAACAGTTGAATATAGTTGCTATCTCTTAGCTGAGAGAGCATAATTCTTAATATTATAACTAGCACGATTCTTCATATTTTACAGGAAGAGAATGTAGCAAATAATAACTCTTAAagaaaagagataaaaaaaaaactagaactTGCAAGTCACATCAGCACGTTTCTTCTTTTTAAGGTATGAGAAATTGTAAACGACAGTATCAGTATATATTTTGAAAAGTGTACTCCCAATTAAAATATGGTAACTATGTATAACTATTAAACATACCTTAATGGAAAGAATCAACGCATGCATCTGACCTCTAGGAAACGAACAAGCAGGTCCACCAGATTCCTGGCCATAAGAAACTGCAAGTGGAGTTGAagccctccccctccccctccccctccccctcccactACGTACGCGCGCAGCCAAAGTCAAAAGCCATTGTGCTCATCATGATGTGCTTTGTTTCTCGTGCAGCCTGTTTGCCAACTCGCCTCAGTCGCCTGCATAGTTTTATCATAGCAGCCATCAACTTGCTGACACTATGTGCATATTCGGATCAAACCCAGAAAAGGATTCAAAACTTTTCACCATTACtttccatcttttttttctcccagCACATGAACAAGAACAGATTAAGCGATGTCATGCTGATGTGCAGCGTTGGTTTAATAGCATAATGCTGGAGAGAGAAGGATGCTTGAAACCAGAAGCAACATCCATGCAAAAAAACTAGACAAAGCTCCGGGGCACACCCACTCGATCTGACGATGGGGCAAAGGCATTGACCTACGGATAGGGATGTTCCCAGCACAGCATATCCACGCATGATCTGCTACATGTCAAAGGGAATTAAGCAGGACAAGGAGATGGTCCAAGCTGAAATGCTTTCCTAATTCATCCGAGGGAATCCGGCATGGTTTGGTAGGTACAGTTATTTTATTCTGAAGGGCGCTCTGTTAGATCTGTACGGATATTCTGAAACTTGTTGAGATCAGAAATTCATAATGCGGAACAAGGGGATGAGGGAGCAGGTGCGATAAGTCAAACAGGCGCAGTATCACATGAAGAATTTTATATTGGAGCATCTGATGTGTATGCAACCTTAAAATAATGAACAGTAGATAGTTACCACAGGTTGATATCATCATGCCCTCATAACTCCGTCATTCGGACTTCAAGTTGAAGCTAATGTTCGTCACATATTTTGCTCCTGAGACTGAAAAAAGAGTTGAGGCGATCATCAGTTTTTCAGCGGATATTGCTGAAACAGTTACAAGTCTGACCCAATTGTTGTTTGCAAGGCTGTTATATAGCTCCATTTTTCTGATGTCAAAGATGAATGCTACTTGATGATCAGTTACGTCTTACATTTTACAGACTGCATTCTGGATTAGTTGCCTGAAGAAGAAAACTACTTTTCTCATGTCAGAGTAGATTTCAACTTTCCAGATGACACTGACCTATGGATGCAAGAATCAAGAGCGGTAAGGTAGTATTAGTGGAGGTAATCGAGTGTTTGATGGACCCAATGGCACAAGAAAGTCTTCCAAAGCACTCAATTAGTACAAGGGAATGCCTCATGGGATGTCTTGATTATCTAATCTAAAAACCATGCCTCCCGATCGATTGCATCGTTCTCCGATCCGCTTCAACTGTAGTTTAGTACCCCCCTGTTGGCCGTATTGACCAGTGGGCTTCAGTTTGATTGGAGTAGTTGGCTGCTGAACTGAAGGATTTCAACGCTGACAAATGTCGGAACCCGTCAAACTTGTTCAGTTTCGTGTAATCTGTAAGCGTCCATGCTGTCTGTTGTCAGATCATCACGTGCTCCTCGTCTCTGTGTGCTGCCATGCTGCTGTAGCACTTGCAAACGCGTTATTCTTGTACAAGTTGTTCATAAAACACTATTATCTGTCTGCGGCATCAGAGTTCAGACTCGATCGAGTTGCATGCTGGTTTCTGGTGCAGAACGCAGAGTTGAGAAAATGCAGAAAGTTTGTGAGAAGGCAGTACCCAATACAGCAGCAATACCGATATAATTATAGAAAAAAAGATTAGCCCCGAGAAAAAATaggcaaaaaaaatcttaacaaCTATCCGTTTAAATCAGAGCCAACcagcaaaaaaaaatccaataacATAAGTACCAACAACAAAAAGACAAACATCACTACACTCTAGAAACAAACACACGTGATGTCCACGAACAGTTCATCATTGCCAAACTTATCACACTCTGTGACCAAACAGCTCCGATTTCTCGAAATAGACCATAACCTCTGTCGTGATGCCCTCGTATCCCATCCACTGCCACCCCTGCCATAGTCACCAAGTTCGTCGAGTGCCCTGACGCAACAGCTCCGTTCCACCAAAGCCATCTAACTGAGACTGTCCATGTTGACAGTAGTGGCTACTGAAGCAGGCGCCATGGAAGATCTGCAGTCGTGTTTTGAACACACATTTGGACTTGTGCTCCAGGTCAACCCAACCGAACCGCATATCTCGAGGATTACGTAATTCGTTTGAGCTCAATATTGTGTCGCCTACGGCGACACTGATGACTCCATCACAGGAAGAACATGTATGCAGTGCTACGCTGCTAGCATACGATCCTTTTCTTGCGATACATGgtggggaaaaaagaaaagtttccCCGTTTCTGAAGATAGGTGTGGATTCACCTCTGCTTTTTACCCAAACAAGGGACGATCGGATCATGAAAAAGTAAGTCTGTATCGGAGGAGCGCACTAAGCGCCCGGAATCCAGATGGTTCGCTCGGTACAAGTGAAAACTTATTCTTAATCACATTCGCTATACAGTGGACGCAGAATCTCCATGAGTGAGTAAACAGAGGAGCAATCCGGGGCCTGGCTGGTTTTCAAAGGCTGGCACCGCACCGAGGGATGGTGATCGCGTACGTCGAGATTCTGGCGGAGCAAATGAGCAATCAACCATGACGACAGCCAAATCTTTCGCTAATGCTTCCACTAGCATAAGTTGGTTGATAAACTTCTGCGCGGAGGCCCTTCTTACATGTTCGATCCTTCTTTCTTTATATAGTAGAAGttaaaatatacatataaatagattaTACTAAAATACGGTGGCTAACTTATTCCTAACAAAACTACTTTTAGTCATCATTACGGGGTGGGTACGCCCAACCTGGTCTGGTCGTCCTGCATGCTCTATTCGATCCGCCAACCATTATCATGCCCATTGCGCGCTCGTCATGTCCGTCTGCTAGACCATCACATGCGTATGTCAAGCTGTCTTCTAGCACTGTCTTGTGTCGGTCCACGATTTCACTCTCCGCAAAGATGAATAGTGAAGGAAATGAATAAGTGAAGCATTAAATATGATTAGATTAATTAAGTAAGTGATGTGAGAGTAatgattttaaaaatatcaatTATCAGCTAGCATCTGCCGGCCCGAGCCCTCCTCATAGTGACTACTTATTCTTTACCTCGACagcttttttatttctcttaattTTTATGATGAAATATTGTAACAATGAACACAGACGGTATGTATTAGTTGATGAAAAAACCAAAACTTTTTCTTTTATCTTAAAATAAAAACTAGCATCAAGGGAGTGAGACAGAGAGTGAGCAAGCGAAGCGTAGATGGAGGGACAGGTCGATGTGATTCTGCTCTTTTTGTTACCGTTCGAGAGGGGCTGCCTAGACGGTAGAGTCTAGAGAGAGATCTCGCCGGAAAAAGAAATCCCCGGTGAGAGCGACAACGAGCCCACCCCCTATATTCCCGCGAATTGACGGGTGACGGATGAATGGACGGGACGGGTATAGTAACATTTGCTGCCTCTTCCTTCGTGCCAGTGTGTGATTTAGAGATCGAGTTCGTCCCAGTGATAGATTGGTTGTTCAATAAAACTTGTTAAAAAGATCAAATTTTGTGCCTCAGTCAGACTGACAGTCACCGATTTGTCGTGAGGCAATGCAAAGCTAAGATCTGCACTGCCCGGCCGACAACCCAATCAGTCAGAGTTCCCGGGGAAGTCGTCGTTTCTTTGCCCGTACGGGAGTGGCTGCTGCGTCCACACTGGGCATAGGCAAAGCTCGCCGTCGGTCGACCACAGTTCACAGGTCAATCTGGCCGAAAAGCGTCGCACGGCATGGTTGGCGGTTGCCACCCACCACCCTCTGCCCTCGGAGAGTGTTCCGGTCCGCAGCTCGCAGGAATGTTCGCCGTTCGCTTCACTCCAGCGGCTGGCGGTGGCCTCCGACAccgagacaaaacccctcacgCCGACGCCCACGCCCCCACGCGGTTTCCCGTCCCCATCCCTTCTTTACCCGCCCGCCCCTCTTCCCCGGCTTCTTTTATATACACCCACCTCCCCCTACTCCCACTCCCCCCGGCCCTCGCCTTCCTCCTACTCGGCTCCTCCTTCCGGTGTGTACTACACTCACACTAGCCACTAGGCTTCCGGGTTCAGTCTCAGCTCAGCTTCGTTCAAGCCATGGACGCCATCTCCTGCCTGGCGCCGCCTGCCGCGCTCCTTGCCAGCTCCTTCGCCGACGCGGCCATCGCGCGCGCTCTCTACTTCTCCATGTCCGACTCCGCcggctcctcctcttcggcgccCGCGCAGCAGCACTCGCCTCTGCTCGCGGACCTCGCGTACGCGTCCGCGCCCGCGCCGCACATCACCTGCGAGTCCGTGCTGGTCGCCGACTCGCCGCGGCGCTCCCCGGGCGGACGCCGGCACCAGCTGGCGCCCGCGGGCGGGCGCGCGGGGAAGCGGCGGTCCCGGGCGTCCAAGCGCGTGCCCACCACGTACATCAGCACCGACCCCGCCAACTTCCGGATCATGGTGCAGCAGATCACCGGCGTCCAGGCCGAGCCCGTGTCGCCGGCCGAGGCCGCCGCAGGCATCCTGCCGATGACGTTCGAGGCGTCCCTGCTGCTGGCCGCGGACAGTACCCACGCCGGCGCGTTCGGGAACCCGCTGCTGGCGGCCGTGGCGCCAGGCGACGTGGCGTCGCTTCATCAccagctccagcagcagcagcagccgtgCTTCCCGACGCTGGACTCGTGGAACGTCATGTACGAGAGGAACGAGCTGCTCTGAGCCACTCTCAGCCACTCACGCCATGCATTGCCTGCCATTACTTAGGACCTAGATcgagctgctgttctagcctagctaccagcatgcatgtttttccttttcctctttctATGTACGAGGAGATCGAACTGGAGAAGCTAGCGTATAGTAGCGTATGTAAAGCATCTACGCTGGACTCACGCCTTTTCCTCTTTCTATGTATTAATTCTTGGTCTTTGTAGCATGTATATCAGTTGGGGTCCTTGTAGTCTTTGAGATTTAATGGAAGTTTGTTAGCGTTTGTGAGTTTGTGTGTCCTTTCCTTCTAGTGGTTCTTGTGTAATGGCTGATGTCCTGGCGCGAGTCGTGCGCTAGGTCGTTTGTTCGAACtcttttctccttcttaatGTAATCATGCGCAGTTTTATTGcgtatttgagaaaaaagaGTATAGTACCATATACGTATGTACTTGCTGTACTTAGGTTGTTGTATGGTTCAGAACTAAGCTAGCTAGCTTATCAGCTTCACTTTCAAGCATGATCTGGTTCTAGAATGCTGATCGAATATATGCAGACGAGATCGAGATGACCTGATCGATTTTGGTAATTTATTGGCTCGCAAGACTTCTATTGGATGGACGT
This region includes:
- the LOC133892396 gene encoding protein ALTERED PHOSPHATE STARVATION RESPONSE 1-like, coding for MGLAPSKIEDDKVLVLCQERKRFVREALDGRCALAASHCAYIYSLRETGSLLRKCFELKVLKESMLNVLPSILCSNHTNAREVIQDFENVDGVRCLQEEEGIPGLEEEGENSPTNNKGGDFAEPENDFDNPSTETLVQVSKNRNDVPVEIPAVNPVNVVQSSTDVLPTNGESKEPCPVVSNVVKDLNSCMKEVEILFLRACNSGKEVPKILEEDKIQFRPLLPEEIAHGSKPSSFLATLFSCCREDVTVPESPSQAEIKYLTWHRSVSSQLSPSRNPLGTSSGGDISTLVRLYALESKLYDEVKASSTICRRYDEKCKKLRHQESRGENQINIDFTRATVKDLHSRILVAVQKIDFISKNIEDLRDKDLQPQLDELIGSLNRMWATMLVCHQHQCTIIKLVCRSCNLKISLQSESQCQAALLLSVELRKLCSNFQNWMASHKAYLCSLNLWLHKCMKPLKRSKGSRKQNAVNVSLTGCAVAPIFTTCEIWIKLLDDLPTKGLEDAIEDLIADISHSIPHQDKIPNDGTGGEIPASFAPADPQPSLLRFLEKLEAFSEISLQKYIDLQKSISAAKEIFWRKD
- the LOC133892892 gene encoding calmodulin-binding protein 25-like, which codes for MDAISCLAPPAALLASSFADAAIARALYFSMSDSAGSSSSAPAQQHSPLLADLAYASAPAPHITCESVLVADSPRRSPGGRRHQLAPAGGRAGKRRSRASKRVPTTYISTDPANFRIMVQQITGVQAEPVSPAEAAAGILPMTFEASLLLAADSTHAGAFGNPLLAAVAPGDVASLHHQLQQQQQPCFPTLDSWNVMYERNELL